The proteins below come from a single Thermotoga sp. KOL6 genomic window:
- a CDS encoding DAK2 domain-containing protein: MKKITGRFLKTIIKKATENLLKHKDEINALNVFPVPDGDTGSNMSSTMLEACKYIDNTDSENLTEVWRAIKEGALMGARGNSGVILSQILRGMADASPEDFITPRDVVRMISNARKIAYSAVMRPVEGTMLTVIRELDEKLKNKSFETFEELFDWIVETVKDTVSKTPRMLPKLKEAGVVDAGAKGLYYIFEGMRDAIKGDIEVNLEQVEQASVEELQKMALEEITNQYCTEVAVRRNRVFEKSELEHFLNEIGDSVVLVEQDDLFRLHVHTNHPGQVLEKVLEFGEIVKVKIDNMKLQHEHIISAQIEKEVGVVAVSPGRGISEILKGLGVDVVVPGGQTMNPSFADLKTAVEQTHAKVVFLFPNNANVLLTAKQVAETIDDREVIVIPTSYVQECVAAMIEYDPDEEPSDLVKRFEEAINQCVPISITKAVRDSKYGRKRIKKGEYLVFVKKELAAHGFDLTKALKAVLEKENAREKEILTVFLGDNYRKSELESIQKLIGEEFPNLDLEIHEGEQPHYPFLILLQ; the protein is encoded by the coding sequence TTGAAAAAGATCACAGGAAGATTCTTAAAAACGATTATCAAAAAAGCGACGGAGAATCTCCTAAAACATAAAGATGAAATCAATGCTTTGAATGTGTTTCCGGTTCCCGACGGGGACACGGGTTCCAACATGTCCTCTACCATGTTGGAAGCGTGTAAATATATTGACAACACTGATTCCGAAAATCTCACAGAAGTGTGGAGGGCCATCAAAGAAGGAGCCTTGATGGGAGCTCGGGGGAATTCAGGAGTCATTCTTTCGCAGATATTGAGAGGAATGGCAGATGCGTCTCCGGAAGATTTTATCACCCCACGGGATGTCGTAAGAATGATATCCAACGCCCGAAAAATTGCTTACAGTGCCGTTATGAGACCTGTGGAAGGTACGATGTTGACAGTCATAAGAGAACTCGATGAAAAGCTAAAGAACAAATCTTTTGAAACCTTTGAGGAGTTGTTCGATTGGATCGTTGAAACGGTGAAAGATACTGTGAGTAAAACTCCTCGCATGCTTCCGAAACTCAAAGAAGCGGGGGTTGTGGATGCAGGTGCGAAGGGACTTTATTACATCTTCGAAGGAATGAGAGACGCTATAAAAGGCGATATTGAAGTGAACCTGGAGCAAGTGGAACAAGCGTCCGTCGAAGAACTTCAAAAAATGGCTCTCGAAGAGATTACAAATCAATACTGTACAGAAGTAGCAGTCAGGAGAAACCGGGTGTTTGAAAAATCTGAATTGGAACATTTTCTAAATGAGATAGGTGATTCAGTTGTTCTTGTCGAACAGGATGACCTTTTTAGGCTTCACGTTCACACGAACCATCCCGGTCAAGTCTTAGAAAAGGTCTTGGAGTTCGGTGAAATAGTGAAAGTGAAGATAGATAACATGAAACTTCAACATGAACACATTATCTCGGCCCAAATCGAAAAAGAAGTTGGAGTCGTAGCGGTTTCTCCGGGGAGAGGCATTTCAGAGATTTTGAAGGGTTTGGGGGTAGACGTCGTTGTGCCAGGTGGACAAACCATGAACCCTAGTTTCGCTGACTTGAAAACTGCAGTTGAACAAACGCACGCCAAAGTTGTTTTTCTGTTTCCAAACAATGCAAATGTTCTTCTCACGGCAAAACAAGTGGCAGAAACTATCGATGATCGAGAGGTAATCGTCATTCCAACCTCTTACGTTCAAGAATGCGTAGCTGCGATGATAGAGTACGATCCAGATGAAGAACCCTCCGATCTTGTGAAGAGATTCGAGGAAGCTATAAATCAATGTGTTCCTATTTCCATAACTAAAGCTGTAAGAGATTCTAAATACGGAAGAAAACGTATAAAGAAAGGAGAATACCTCGTCTTTGTGAAAAAAGAACTCGCAGCTCATGGATTCGATCTCACTAAGGCTCTAAAAGCTGTTCTGGAAAAAGAAAACGCAAGAGAAAAAGAAATTCTCACAGTCTTTCTCGGAGACAATTACAGAAAGTCTGAACTCGAGTCGATACAGAAGCTTATTGGTGAAGAGTTTCCAAACTTAGATCTCGAAATCCACGAAGGAGAGCAACCACATTATCCGTTTTTGATACTTCTACAATGA
- a CDS encoding tetratricopeptide repeat protein — protein sequence MYLPLDPDKAKQNNLPIKLPILVEDLPRVVEEDRIPLDVILRGLEAQYEVSKDEYYKSYYVFFLYEKFKRALREGNLNEAEKILEKARSVEHDYRYHFYKGLLLKHRGDLGTAEVEMKIAISMNEYFAPAYFELANILSEKDETEDSLLFYEKAYEVNKEFLLPLLKKGDILLKEGRLEEAIEEYKRIIEKDPNFVEVYERLGVIYNQLQRFKEAEKFFRKALEIEERDHVKFNLSYTLIKLGKLFEALGILKELHKKNPDDPMVANEYGLLLKTLGLYEEALEVFEDAYSKHKDEEILKYNYASVLLHFDKGTAVSILSEITGELKEKAEHLISLVESNVKIPHYEEFDWLKDYLFEGTLDVVALAEDLSSSNEEVQNRIEKLRKGDFPSYDTKIDTSEMLETILGIIFVSPDIFKMEENVVKFVSAFFGSSTMIAASVALVRVVQYLLAFGDIFVEDLMKELVFETQDINWQFSLRLSRFRYTDKFDLNKFSDLLIALLQSLEQGTPVVDDERLKYVMEKLHRRRDVDV from the coding sequence GTGTATCTTCCTTTGGATCCAGACAAGGCAAAGCAGAATAACCTCCCGATAAAACTCCCTATTTTAGTGGAAGATCTTCCTAGAGTAGTGGAAGAGGACCGTATACCCCTCGATGTGATATTGAGGGGATTAGAAGCCCAGTACGAAGTTTCAAAAGATGAATACTACAAGAGTTATTATGTGTTTTTTCTCTACGAAAAATTCAAACGAGCCCTTCGCGAAGGAAACTTGAATGAAGCCGAAAAAATTTTGGAAAAGGCAAGAAGTGTGGAACACGATTATCGCTATCACTTTTACAAAGGGTTACTCCTGAAGCATCGAGGAGATCTGGGAACAGCAGAGGTAGAAATGAAAATTGCCATTTCAATGAACGAGTATTTTGCACCTGCCTATTTTGAACTTGCGAACATCTTAAGTGAAAAGGATGAGACAGAAGATAGCCTTTTGTTTTATGAAAAAGCTTATGAAGTCAACAAAGAATTTCTTTTACCACTTTTGAAAAAAGGAGATATTTTGCTGAAAGAAGGGAGATTGGAAGAAGCCATCGAAGAGTACAAGAGAATAATCGAAAAAGATCCCAACTTTGTAGAAGTTTACGAGAGATTGGGAGTTATATACAATCAACTACAAAGGTTCAAAGAAGCAGAAAAATTTTTTAGAAAGGCTCTAGAGATAGAAGAAAGAGATCATGTGAAGTTCAATCTTTCCTACACTCTCATAAAGCTTGGAAAACTTTTTGAAGCGCTTGGAATCCTGAAAGAATTACACAAAAAAAATCCTGACGATCCAATGGTGGCAAACGAATACGGCCTCCTCCTAAAAACACTTGGGTTGTACGAAGAAGCCCTAGAAGTTTTTGAAGATGCTTACAGCAAACATAAGGATGAAGAAATTTTGAAATACAACTACGCATCTGTTCTCCTGCATTTCGACAAAGGAACGGCTGTATCAATTCTCTCTGAGATTACCGGAGAGCTGAAAGAAAAGGCTGAACACCTTATCTCCCTTGTGGAAAGTAACGTAAAAATTCCACATTACGAAGAATTCGATTGGTTGAAAGATTACCTGTTCGAAGGAACGCTCGACGTGGTTGCTCTAGCAGAAGATTTGAGTTCTTCCAATGAGGAGGTTCAAAACAGGATAGAGAAACTCAGAAAAGGAGATTTTCCCTCTTACGACACAAAAATAGATACTTCTGAGATGCTGGAAACGATTCTGGGAATAATTTTTGTGTCACCAGATATCTTTAAAATGGAGGAGAACGTTGTAAAATTCGTTTCTGCATTCTTTGGAAGTTCAACCATGATTGCCGCATCGGTCGCTCTTGTAAGAGTTGTTCAATATCTTCTAGCATTCGGTGACATATTTGTAGAAGATCTCATGAAAGAGCTGGTCTTTGAAACACAAGATATAAACTGGCAATTCTCATTGAGGCTTTCAAGATTCAGATACACTGACAAATTCGATCTCAACAAATTTTCAGATCTTCTGATAGCACTGCTGCAATCACTCGAACAGGGCACACCCGTTGTGGACGATGAAAGACTAAAATATGTGATGGAAAAATTACACAGGAGGAGGGATGTCGATGTTTGA